One genomic window of Mucilaginibacter sp. SJ includes the following:
- a CDS encoding two-component regulator propeller domain-containing protein — MVALLITRNGFAQDRNLKFEHIGTREGLSQINVSTIIQDSRGFMWIGTRDGLNRYDGYSFVIYKHSIQDDNSLSSNLISDIAEDKEGNIWLATLFGLNKLDRKTGKFIHYFHDSANSNSISSNFVNRLIFDHDGILWIGSQKGGLDRFDIYQNKFTHYKHNEADLSSLSDDDVTALKEDSKHRLWVGTLSHGLNLFDRKKETFTRYQSQPGINASISGGYVITIYEDIEGRLWIGTEDGGLNLFDPGKGTFKHYLESKKDSGSNSGYSVLALNMDLNGNLWVGTENNGVNILNPVTGKITAYKHDDIDRGSMNGNSIYSICRDRMGNMWLGAFSGGINLYKRSTESFSHFRHSSSPNSLANNFVLCLHEDQDSNIWVGTDGGGVNVFNKDGTVEHYMNDPANANSLAGNYVLNIIQDFKGDFWIGTWADGLCRFNPRTGKFTGFKHDMAKPGSLSNNNVYALTQTRDNRIWVGTYNGGLDLYDERSGTFSAFNYDPNDPKSISSDRIYSLLEDRNGNFWVGTFDAGLNLMDRKTGTFTRFQHDEKRNSISNNSVPDLFEDSKGRIWISTLSGLNLFNPVTKHFTAFTTKNGLPSDVIYAVREDKLGTIWVSTNNGLSNYDPVKHTFKNYTIEDGLQDEEFKSHSALQTKDGRIFFGGINGFNSFTPAQILKPSAFMPLVITNFQLFNKTVKIARGKDDPSPLKQDISDTKSIKLSYTQSVITLQYAALDYSSSDKKNYSYILENFDTDWNNVGSRNTASYTNLPPGEYTFKLKYQNTSGLWSPPSAGLKITIVPPFWLTWWFKLIAAVTIIALVYFIFKYRIKFLKAQKTVLERQVKERTESLVKMTANERLAREASEKAREEAESANKAKSIFLATMSHEIRTPMNGVIGMATLLASTRLTSEQEEYTETIKNCGDALLTVINDILDFSKIESGNMELDEEDFDLRDCIEGVLDVFAEKASRLNLDLVYQVEHNVPVQIISDSIRLRQILINLVGNAVKFTTQGEVFILVGVKEQKEDDLELIFKIRDTGIGIAEDKLERLFKPFSQVDSSTTRKYGGTGLGLAISEKLVKLMGGEISVQSEIGRGTTFSFTIKSKVGQKVKRNYVYLNLTELENKRILFVDDNATNRDIIDTQLRQWKYDPVVVASATEALKVLNDQDEHVDLLITDMSMPEMDGLQLAKEVKQKFPEMPIVLLSSIGSEQSKREDNVFNAVLTKPTKHNLLHKHIVEQLKAGSGIKTEYQQVQTVFSKDFAKNYPMSILIAEDNLINQKLAMHMLSKMGYSADIAENGHAALNAMVTKHYNLVLMDVQMPDMDGLEATRFIRSNMQDQPVIIAMTANAMPEDKQACIDAGMNDYLSKPMKLSDLMEMLERWGKYINGHNTSLMN; from the coding sequence GTGGTTGCCTTGTTGATTACCCGAAACGGGTTTGCGCAAGATAGGAACCTTAAGTTTGAGCATATCGGCACCCGGGAGGGCTTATCACAAATTAATGTGAGTACCATAATTCAGGATAGCCGGGGTTTTATGTGGATAGGTACCCGCGACGGCCTTAACCGGTATGACGGGTATAGCTTTGTGATATATAAGCACAGTATCCAGGATGATAATTCATTAAGCAGTAACCTGATATCAGACATTGCCGAAGATAAAGAGGGCAACATATGGCTGGCCACGCTTTTTGGCTTAAATAAGCTCGACCGCAAAACAGGTAAGTTTATACATTACTTTCATGACAGCGCCAATTCAAACAGCATCTCAAGCAATTTTGTAAACAGGCTGATATTTGATCATGATGGCATTTTGTGGATAGGCAGCCAAAAAGGCGGGCTCGACCGGTTTGATATCTATCAAAATAAATTTACCCATTATAAACACAACGAGGCCGACCTGTCGTCATTAAGTGACGATGATGTAACCGCGTTAAAGGAAGACTCCAAACACCGTTTATGGGTTGGTACCCTGAGCCACGGCCTTAACCTTTTTGACAGAAAGAAGGAAACTTTTACACGATATCAAAGCCAGCCGGGGATAAACGCCAGTATTTCAGGAGGGTATGTAATTACTATATACGAGGATATTGAGGGCAGGTTATGGATAGGGACGGAAGATGGCGGGCTCAATTTATTTGACCCGGGAAAAGGCACATTTAAACATTACCTTGAGAGTAAAAAAGATTCCGGCTCTAATTCAGGATATAGTGTTTTAGCATTAAACATGGACCTGAACGGTAATTTGTGGGTAGGTACCGAAAATAATGGCGTTAATATCCTGAACCCTGTAACCGGAAAAATAACAGCCTATAAGCATGATGATATTGACAGGGGCAGTATGAATGGTAATTCCATTTACAGTATTTGCCGGGATAGGATGGGGAATATGTGGCTTGGGGCATTTAGCGGCGGCATTAACCTGTATAAGCGCAGTACCGAAAGTTTTTCGCATTTCAGGCATAGCTCATCGCCAAATAGCCTGGCCAATAATTTTGTACTTTGTTTGCACGAAGATCAGGATAGTAATATTTGGGTAGGTACCGACGGGGGCGGCGTTAATGTGTTTAACAAGGATGGTACTGTTGAACACTATATGAATGATCCGGCTAATGCCAATAGTTTGGCAGGAAATTATGTATTGAACATCATCCAGGATTTTAAAGGAGATTTTTGGATAGGTACCTGGGCTGATGGTTTGTGCCGGTTTAATCCCCGCACAGGCAAGTTTACCGGCTTTAAACATGACATGGCAAAACCCGGCAGCTTAAGCAATAATAATGTTTATGCCCTTACCCAAACCCGCGACAACCGCATTTGGGTAGGCACCTATAACGGCGGTCTCGATCTGTATGACGAAAGATCGGGTACATTTTCGGCTTTTAATTACGATCCTAATGATCCTAAAAGTATCAGCAGCGATAGGATATATTCCCTGCTCGAGGATCGCAATGGTAACTTTTGGGTTGGCACCTTTGATGCCGGCCTGAATTTGATGGATAGGAAAACAGGTACCTTCACCCGGTTTCAGCACGACGAGAAGCGTAACAGCATCAGCAATAACAGCGTCCCCGATTTGTTTGAGGATAGTAAGGGCCGCATCTGGATCAGTACACTTTCGGGGCTTAATCTATTTAACCCTGTTACCAAACATTTTACGGCGTTTACAACCAAAAATGGCTTACCAAGCGATGTTATTTATGCTGTGCGCGAAGATAAGCTGGGCACCATATGGGTTAGTACCAATAATGGCTTATCCAACTACGATCCGGTTAAGCACACCTTTAAAAACTATACTATTGAAGATGGTTTACAGGATGAAGAGTTTAAATCACATTCGGCCCTGCAAACTAAGGATGGCAGGATCTTTTTTGGGGGGATTAATGGTTTCAATTCCTTTACACCCGCACAGATCTTAAAACCATCGGCCTTTATGCCCCTGGTTATCACCAATTTTCAATTGTTCAATAAAACAGTGAAAATTGCCCGCGGCAAGGATGACCCATCTCCCTTAAAACAAGATATAAGTGATACCAAATCAATCAAATTATCCTATACCCAATCCGTAATTACATTACAGTACGCGGCGCTTGACTATTCTTCATCTGATAAAAAGAACTACAGTTACATACTCGAAAACTTCGATACAGACTGGAACAATGTGGGAAGCCGGAATACTGCTTCATACACCAATTTGCCACCGGGCGAATATACTTTTAAATTAAAATATCAGAATACGTCAGGGTTATGGTCGCCGCCTTCAGCGGGATTAAAAATTACCATTGTGCCGCCGTTTTGGTTAACCTGGTGGTTTAAATTAATTGCCGCGGTAACCATAATTGCCTTGGTATACTTTATTTTTAAATACCGGATTAAATTTCTCAAAGCACAGAAAACCGTACTGGAACGCCAGGTAAAAGAACGTACCGAAAGCCTGGTGAAAATGACAGCGAATGAACGCCTGGCCCGCGAGGCATCAGAAAAAGCGCGTGAAGAAGCCGAAAGCGCCAATAAAGCCAAGAGTATTTTCCTGGCTACCATGAGCCATGAGATCCGGACGCCTATGAACGGGGTTATCGGTATGGCAACATTGCTGGCCAGTACCCGGCTTACCAGTGAGCAGGAGGAGTATACCGAAACCATAAAAAATTGCGGCGATGCCCTGTTAACCGTTATCAATGACATTCTTGACTTCTCTAAAATTGAATCGGGCAATATGGAGCTTGATGAAGAAGATTTTGACCTGCGCGATTGTATAGAAGGTGTTTTGGATGTTTTTGCTGAGAAAGCTTCGCGGTTAAATCTTGACCTGGTTTACCAGGTTGAGCATAATGTGCCGGTACAAATTATTTCCGATTCGATACGGCTTCGCCAGATCCTGATCAACCTGGTTGGCAATGCTGTGAAATTCACCACCCAGGGCGAAGTTTTTATACTGGTGGGGGTAAAAGAACAAAAAGAGGACGACCTGGAATTGATCTTTAAAATAAGGGATACAGGCATCGGCATTGCCGAGGATAAACTGGAGCGTTTGTTTAAGCCGTTTTCGCAGGTTGATTCAAGTACCACACGTAAGTATGGGGGCACCGGTTTGGGTTTGGCTATAAGCGAAAAACTGGTTAAGCTGATGGGCGGCGAAATCAGCGTACAAAGTGAAATAGGCAGGGGAACTACTTTCTCGTTTACCATAAAATCAAAAGTGGGGCAAAAAGTAAAGCGAAATTACGTTTACCTTAACCTTACCGAGCTTGAAAATAAACGCATATTATTTGTTGATGACAATGCTACCAACCGCGATATTATTGATACACAGCTTAGGCAGTGGAAATATGACCCGGTAGTTGTGGCATCGGCAACCGAGGCATTGAAAGTGCTTAACGATCAGGATGAGCATGTTGACCTGCTGATAACGGATATGAGCATGCCCGAAATGGATGGCCTGCAGCTGGCTAAAGAAGTAAAGCAAAAATTTCCTGAAATGCCCATTGTATTATTAAGCTCGATAGGCAGCGAACAAAGTAAACGGGAAGATAACGTATTTAACGCGGTATTGACCAAGCCTACAAAGCATAATCTGTTACATAAGCATATAGTTGAGCAGTTAAAGGCCGGTAGCGGTATTAAAACTGAGTACCAGCAAGTGCAAACAGTGTTTTCTAAAGATTTTGCTAAAAATTACCCCATGAGCATTCTGATAGCCGAGGATAATTTAATAAATCAGAAACTTGCTATGCATATGTTAAGTAAAATGGGTTATAGCGCCGATATTGCCGAAAATGGCCATGCCGCGTTAAATGCCATGGTAACAAAACATTACAACCTTGTTTTGATGGATGTGCAAATGCCTGATATGGATGGTTTGGAAGCAACGCGCTTTATCCGCAGTAACATGCAGGACCAGCCGGTAATTATTGCCATGACCGCAAACGCCATGCCCGAAGATAAGCAGGCATGTATTGACGCCGGGATGAATGATTACCTGAGCAAACCCATGAAACTTTCGGATCTAATGGAGATGCTTGAAAGATGGGGTAAATATATAAACGGACATAATACAAGTTTAATGAATTGA
- a CDS encoding 3-keto-disaccharide hydrolase, protein MKYPLILTALLAGSCFMANAQNAKPEDTEIWEPVPKVVTPGKNLGDAPSDAIILFNGKGLDEWVSVEDKTPAKWLVKGDVLTVNKATGNIETKKSFGNYQLHIEWKVPANITGSGQARGNSGVFLASIGKGDAGYELQVLDSYENKTYVNGMAGSLYKQVIPLANPGRKPGEWNVYDVIWTAPVFNEDGSLKSAARATVFFNGVLVENNFALLGPTQYIGKPSYEGKKHGPSPIKLQAHGDKSEPLSFRNIWVREL, encoded by the coding sequence ATGAAATATCCATTAATACTAACCGCCCTTTTAGCAGGCAGCTGCTTCATGGCAAACGCGCAAAATGCCAAACCGGAAGACACCGAGATTTGGGAGCCGGTACCTAAGGTAGTTACACCGGGCAAAAATTTAGGCGATGCCCCTTCAGACGCAATTATTTTGTTTAACGGTAAAGGCCTTGACGAATGGGTTTCTGTTGAAGATAAAACTCCGGCTAAATGGCTGGTTAAAGGTGATGTACTTACCGTAAATAAAGCTACCGGTAACATCGAAACTAAAAAAAGTTTTGGCAACTACCAACTGCACATTGAGTGGAAAGTGCCTGCAAACATTACAGGCAGCGGACAGGCCCGCGGCAATAGCGGCGTGTTCTTAGCTTCGATAGGTAAAGGTGACGCAGGCTATGAGCTACAGGTTTTAGATTCGTACGAAAACAAAACTTATGTTAACGGCATGGCAGGCAGCTTGTATAAGCAAGTGATCCCACTGGCAAACCCTGGTCGTAAACCCGGCGAGTGGAATGTTTATGATGTAATTTGGACCGCCCCTGTATTTAATGAAGACGGTTCATTGAAATCGGCAGCAAGGGCTACCGTATTTTTCAATGGTGTACTGGTTGAAAATAATTTTGCGCTGCTTGGTCCTACACAATACATCGGAAAACCATCGTACGAAGGCAAAAAACATGGCCCGTCGCCAATTAAGTTACAGGCCCATGGCGATAAGAGCGAACCGCTTAGCTTCCGCAATATTTGGGTAAGAGAGCTGTAA
- a CDS encoding sugar phosphate isomerase/epimerase family protein yields the protein MTTRRTFLAQAGLMAAGAMLAPKLVSAKASNKVGLQLYSLRDQLPKDVKGVIAQVAKAGYNEVETFGFNKETGYWGLKGKEFSQLLKDNGLTTPSGHYGLDEYFGSGKTDDLNAYIEVANTIGQSHIIIPSLNHNFIKTVDDCKGVAEKMNKIAGILKASGLKLGYHNHNFEWAPVGDTTFYDVVLNNTDPKLVAMEMDLYWVVRAGKNPVEIFEKHPGRFAFVHVKDRDKTNAELNTEIGNGDIDFKTILGKAKLAGIKHFIVEQENYTNIDPYVSIAKSASYLKNTLHV from the coding sequence ATGACAACCAGAAGAACATTTTTAGCACAAGCCGGATTAATGGCCGCAGGCGCAATGCTTGCGCCGAAATTGGTATCGGCGAAAGCTTCAAATAAAGTGGGCCTGCAATTGTATAGCCTGCGCGATCAGTTACCCAAAGATGTAAAAGGTGTTATTGCACAAGTAGCAAAAGCCGGTTATAACGAAGTTGAAACCTTTGGTTTTAACAAAGAAACCGGTTATTGGGGATTAAAAGGTAAAGAATTTAGTCAGCTTTTAAAAGATAATGGCTTAACAACTCCAAGCGGTCATTATGGACTGGACGAATACTTTGGCTCTGGTAAAACTGACGACCTGAACGCATACATTGAGGTTGCCAATACCATTGGCCAGTCACATATTATTATCCCTTCTTTAAACCACAACTTTATTAAAACGGTTGACGACTGCAAAGGCGTTGCCGAGAAAATGAATAAGATTGCCGGGATCCTGAAAGCATCGGGCTTAAAATTAGGTTACCATAACCACAACTTTGAGTGGGCGCCTGTCGGTGATACTACTTTTTACGATGTAGTACTTAACAACACCGACCCTAAACTGGTGGCCATGGAAATGGATCTTTACTGGGTAGTACGCGCCGGTAAAAACCCGGTTGAGATTTTTGAAAAACACCCCGGCCGTTTCGCTTTTGTGCATGTTAAAGACAGGGATAAAACCAATGCCGAACTAAATACAGAAATAGGTAACGGTGATATCGACTTCAAAACCATATTGGGTAAAGCTAAACTTGCGGGCATTAAGCACTTTATTGTTGAGCAGGAAAACTATACCAATATTGATCCGTATGTGAGCATTGCAAAAAGTGCTTCATACCTTAAAAATACGCTTCACGTTTAA
- a CDS encoding hydroxypyruvate isomerase family protein, producing MASNQNRRSAIKSMIAGTAAIGASGVLSSFTTETEKHMQADDKLKGNINHAVCRWCYGDFTVDQLCAAAKDIGIKGIDLVGPSDWPTLKKYGLFSSMCNGAEINLTDGFGDKQFHAKLHENYTKMIPLVAEAGYKNLICFSGSRRGKTDEEGWNNCVEGLKPMVALAEKHNVILVMELLNSKIDHKDYQCDRVEWGAELCRRLGSENFKLLYDIYHMQIDEGDVIRNIRANHQYIAHYHTGGVPGRNEIDETQELYYPAIMRAIVEVGHKGFVAQEFIPKQKDKIASLKKAVHICDV from the coding sequence ATGGCATCAAATCAAAACAGGCGGTCGGCTATCAAAAGCATGATCGCGGGCACGGCGGCAATTGGCGCGTCGGGTGTATTATCTTCATTTACCACCGAAACTGAAAAACATATGCAGGCTGATGATAAGCTCAAAGGCAATATTAACCATGCTGTATGCCGCTGGTGTTACGGCGATTTTACGGTAGATCAACTTTGTGCCGCCGCTAAGGATATCGGCATAAAAGGGATCGATCTGGTTGGCCCTTCAGACTGGCCTACACTAAAAAAATACGGCTTGTTCTCATCTATGTGCAATGGTGCCGAGATCAACCTTACCGATGGTTTTGGTGATAAACAGTTTCATGCCAAACTGCATGAAAATTATACCAAAATGATCCCGCTGGTGGCAGAGGCGGGTTATAAAAACCTGATCTGCTTTAGCGGCAGCCGTCGCGGTAAAACCGATGAGGAAGGCTGGAATAATTGCGTTGAAGGCTTGAAACCTATGGTTGCCCTTGCCGAAAAACACAACGTAATATTGGTAATGGAACTGCTGAACAGCAAAATTGATCACAAAGATTACCAGTGCGACAGGGTAGAGTGGGGCGCCGAACTTTGCCGCAGGCTTGGTTCAGAAAACTTTAAATTGCTGTATGATATCTATCATATGCAGATTGACGAAGGCGATGTGATCCGCAATATCCGCGCTAATCATCAGTACATCGCTCATTACCATACCGGCGGTGTTCCCGGCCGTAACGAGATTGATGAAACCCAGGAACTTTACTACCCGGCCATTATGCGTGCCATTGTGGAGGTAGGGCATAAAGGCTTTGTAGCCCAGGAGTTCATCCCAAAACAGAAGGACAAAATAGCTTCGCTTAAAAAGGCGGTGCATATTTGTGATGTTTAA
- a CDS encoding nucleoside permease, translating to MNIGIRVKLSTMMFLEFFIWGAWFVTMGTYLTVTLKATGTQNAGAYATQSLGAIIAPFVIGLIADKYFSAQRILGVLHLLGAASLYYATTIADFDKFYPNILFYMIIYMPTLALVNSVSFKQMQNPSKEFPLIRVFGTAGWIIAGIVIGLLGWEKSGTLVLTFKMASIASLILGLLSFTLPDTPPVKRGQKTTFGDIIGLDSISLLKNRSYLIFFLASVAICVPLAFYYNFTNPFLNEVGVKAAAGVQAMGQVSELAFMAAMPLFFVRFGVKKMLAIGMLAWVLRYIFFAYGDAGSSYWMLIAGIVMHGICYDFFFVTGQIYTDNLAGERFKSAAQGFITLATYGVGMLIGSYISGPIVDHWKVSDTSHNWQTIWLIPAGIAAVVLILFLALFKDKTSMATKPGLDIQEPSAQTEI from the coding sequence ATGAATATCGGAATTAGGGTAAAACTTTCAACAATGATGTTCCTGGAGTTCTTTATCTGGGGAGCGTGGTTTGTAACAATGGGCACTTATTTAACAGTTACGTTAAAGGCTACCGGCACACAAAATGCGGGTGCTTACGCAACGCAATCGTTAGGTGCTATTATAGCCCCTTTTGTTATCGGACTTATTGCTGATAAGTATTTTTCGGCACAAAGGATTCTGGGTGTACTGCACCTGTTGGGCGCGGCCTCACTTTATTATGCAACTACCATAGCTGATTTTGATAAGTTTTATCCTAATATCCTGTTTTACATGATCATTTACATGCCAACACTGGCACTGGTAAATTCGGTTTCATTTAAGCAGATGCAAAACCCAAGTAAAGAGTTTCCTTTAATCAGGGTATTCGGAACAGCAGGGTGGATCATTGCAGGTATAGTTATCGGCTTATTAGGATGGGAAAAAAGCGGAACGCTTGTGCTCACCTTCAAAATGGCATCAATAGCATCCCTCATATTGGGTTTATTGAGCTTTACATTGCCTGATACCCCTCCGGTAAAAAGAGGGCAGAAGACCACATTTGGCGATATCATTGGCTTAGATTCAATCAGCTTATTAAAAAACAGGTCGTATTTAATTTTCTTTTTGGCGTCGGTAGCCATATGTGTGCCCTTGGCGTTTTACTACAACTTTACCAACCCTTTTTTAAATGAAGTGGGCGTTAAAGCCGCTGCCGGTGTACAGGCCATGGGGCAGGTATCCGAGCTGGCGTTCATGGCGGCGATGCCTTTGTTTTTTGTGCGGTTCGGTGTAAAAAAAATGCTGGCTATCGGTATGCTGGCCTGGGTACTGCGGTATATATTCTTTGCCTACGGCGACGCAGGTTCAAGCTACTGGATGCTTATTGCGGGTATAGTAATGCATGGTATCTGTTACGATTTCTTCTTTGTAACCGGGCAGATCTATACCGATAATTTAGCGGGCGAGCGTTTTAAAAGCGCGGCCCAGGGCTTTATTACCTTAGCTACTTATGGCGTAGGTATGCTTATAGGTTCGTACATTTCAGGCCCTATTGTTGATCATTGGAAAGTATCCGATACATCACATAACTGGCAAACCATTTGGCTTATACCTGCAGGTATTGCCGCTGTGGTATTGATATTATTCCTCGCTTTATTTAAAGATAAAACAAGCATGGCCACAAAACCAGGTTTGGATATTCAGGAACCATCAGCACAAACCGAAATATAA
- a CDS encoding c-type cytochrome produces MKKVFVILCISAAFAACGGNSSKSTGGSDSTNGANQSAKAANSDADTVVAKTGTEPAGGSAGSSAGEKLIATLDCSTCHKVDTKVIGPAFQDIAGKYEASDANIEMLAKKIIAGGSGNWGNIAMTPHPSLPESDAKEIVKYILSLKK; encoded by the coding sequence ATGAAAAAAGTATTCGTTATTCTTTGTATCAGCGCGGCTTTTGCTGCCTGTGGCGGAAATTCATCAAAAAGCACCGGCGGTAGCGATAGCACTAACGGCGCAAACCAATCAGCTAAAGCTGCCAACTCTGATGCCGATACTGTAGTGGCAAAAACAGGTACCGAGCCGGCAGGTGGTTCTGCAGGTTCATCAGCCGGCGAAAAATTAATTGCAACGTTAGATTGCAGCACCTGTCATAAAGTTGACACCAAAGTTATTGGCCCTGCATTTCAGGATATAGCAGGTAAATACGAAGCTTCAGATGCTAATATCGAAATGTTGGCTAAAAAGATCATCGCCGGCGGTAGCGGCAACTGGGGCAACATAGCCATGACCCCGCACCCTTCATTGCCTGAAAGCGATGCCAAAGAAATCGTTAAATATATTTTATCATTAAAAAAATAA
- a CDS encoding MFS transporter, with product MQTINRTQLFRASCLSLLVTSLSFGIRAGILNDQGVRFHLNASQLGTIAATAFWGFPLAIIVGGFIVDIIGMKKLLVSAFVFHLVGILLTIFANGYWTLFLSTLMIGIANGTVEASCNPLVASLYTDNKTTKLNHFHLWFPAGIVIGTLIVFGLDTTLAHGVSPKPYWISQVEIALMLIPTIAYGYLFSKLDFPVTERVSAGVSTEDMYKALINPLFLFMIICMFGTAITELFTNQWTDVLFKTVTDNAILILTFVASVQVLGRAFASPIVHRLAPQGVLLISAILSALGIYLMVHLHGDAIYFAAVVFGLGVAFFWPCMIGFVAENLPRTGAVGLNLMGGAGMFGVSIYMMFMGGFYDKIMASKLPAGASLDAYRSAPAGSDMAKAFDAARSAAGPEVLNTTLIIPIALIVAFIGLVIYMRSRKKTASLGAISV from the coding sequence ATGCAAACTATTAACCGTACACAGCTATTCAGGGCAAGCTGCCTGTCGTTGCTGGTAACCTCATTATCATTCGGTATCCGTGCCGGGATTTTGAATGACCAGGGCGTAAGATTTCATTTGAACGCTTCGCAACTGGGCACCATTGCAGCAACTGCTTTCTGGGGCTTTCCGCTGGCTATCATTGTAGGCGGCTTTATTGTCGATATCATCGGTATGAAAAAGCTGCTGGTGTCAGCTTTCGTGTTTCACCTGGTGGGGATCCTGCTTACCATTTTTGCCAATGGCTACTGGACGCTGTTTCTTTCTACCTTAATGATTGGTATTGCTAATGGTACGGTTGAAGCTTCATGTAACCCGCTTGTAGCTTCGCTATATACAGATAATAAAACTACAAAGCTTAATCACTTTCATCTATGGTTCCCGGCGGGCATCGTGATCGGTACACTCATCGTGTTCGGACTGGATACCACTTTGGCCCATGGCGTATCGCCCAAACCATATTGGATCTCGCAGGTTGAAATTGCTTTGATGCTGATCCCTACCATTGCTTATGGGTACCTGTTTTCGAAATTGGATTTCCCGGTTACCGAGCGTGTATCTGCCGGTGTAAGTACCGAGGATATGTATAAGGCATTGATCAACCCCTTGTTCCTGTTCATGATCATTTGTATGTTCGGAACAGCTATTACCGAATTATTCACCAACCAGTGGACTGACGTTTTATTCAAAACAGTTACGGACAACGCCATCCTTATTTTAACTTTTGTTGCCTCGGTACAGGTATTGGGCCGCGCGTTTGCAAGCCCGATAGTTCATCGTTTGGCGCCTCAGGGAGTGCTGCTGATCTCGGCCATATTATCAGCTTTGGGCATTTATTTGATGGTACACCTGCATGGTGATGCTATCTATTTTGCAGCAGTAGTTTTTGGTTTGGGGGTAGCTTTCTTCTGGCCTTGCATGATAGGCTTTGTGGCCGAAAACCTGCCGCGTACAGGTGCCGTAGGTTTAAACCTGATGGGCGGTGCCGGTATGTTCGGGGTATCTATTTATATGATGTTCATGGGTGGTTTTTACGATAAAATCATGGCTTCGAAATTACCGGCGGGCGCCAGTCTGGATGCTTACCGGTCGGCGCCGGCGGGCTCGGATATGGCTAAGGCGTTTGATGCAGCACGGTCGGCGGCAGGTCCTGAAGTATTAAATACTACCCTGATTATCCCGATTGCATTAATCGTTGCATTTATAGGATTGGTAATTTATATGCGCTCACGTAAAAAAACCGCTTCATTAGGCGCTATATCGGTTTAA
- a CDS encoding sugar phosphate isomerase/epimerase family protein: protein MTTIKGPAIFIAQFIGDAAPFNSLESICQWAAGLGYKGVQLPTNDTRFIDLQKAAESKTYADEIKGIVNAAGLEITELSTHLQGQLVAVNPVYDDLFDGFAPEHLRGNPAERQKWAVQQLKYAAQASKNLGLNASVTFSGALLWPMVYPWPQRPAGIVETAFGELAKRWTPILDVYEENGIDLCYEIHPGEDLHDGITYEMFLDHVKGHKRANLLFDPSHFVLQCLDYLDYIDLYHERIKMFHVKDAEFNPTGRQGVYGGYQNWVNRAGRFRSLGDGQVDFKSIFSKLTQYDYKGWAVLEWECALKHPEDGAREGAQFIKDHIIRVTERAFDDFAASGSDDAFNRKTLGI from the coding sequence ATGACTACTATAAAAGGACCTGCCATATTTATAGCACAGTTTATAGGAGACGCGGCACCATTTAACAGCCTTGAATCTATTTGCCAGTGGGCAGCGGGTTTAGGTTACAAAGGTGTGCAGCTGCCAACAAACGATACCCGTTTTATCGACCTGCAAAAAGCCGCCGAAAGCAAAACTTATGCTGATGAAATTAAAGGTATAGTTAACGCCGCAGGGTTAGAAATAACTGAGCTATCAACCCACCTTCAAGGCCAGCTGGTAGCGGTAAACCCGGTTTATGACGATCTGTTCGACGGTTTCGCACCCGAGCATTTACGTGGTAACCCGGCCGAAAGGCAAAAATGGGCTGTACAGCAATTGAAATATGCTGCGCAGGCTTCAAAAAATTTAGGTTTAAATGCTTCGGTTACCTTTAGCGGTGCCCTGCTTTGGCCTATGGTATACCCATGGCCGCAACGCCCTGCCGGGATTGTTGAAACTGCTTTTGGTGAACTTGCTAAACGCTGGACACCGATACTGGATGTGTACGAAGAAAACGGGATCGACCTTTGCTATGAAATTCACCCGGGCGAAGACCTGCATGATGGTATCACTTACGAAATGTTCCTTGATCATGTAAAAGGCCACAAACGGGCCAACTTACTGTTCGATCCATCGCATTTTGTATTACAGTGCCTTGATTATTTAGATTATATCGATCTGTATCATGAACGTATTAAAATGTTCCACGTTAAAGATGCTGAGTTTAATCCAACAGGTCGCCAGGGTGTTTACGGTGGTTACCAGAACTGGGTTAACCGCGCAGGCCGTTTCCGCTCATTGGGTGATGGTCAGGTTGATTTTAAATCGATATTCAGTAAATTAACACAATATGATTACAAAGGATGGGCTGTGCTTGAATGGGAATGTGCGCTCAAACATCCTGAAGACGGTGCAAGGGAAGGTGCCCAATTCATTAAAGATCATATTATCCGTGTAACGGAACGTGCTTTTGATGATTTCGCCGCATCAGGTTCTGATGACGCTTTCAACAGAAAAACATTGGGGATATAA